A stretch of Telopea speciosissima isolate NSW1024214 ecotype Mountain lineage chromosome 11, Tspe_v1, whole genome shotgun sequence DNA encodes these proteins:
- the LOC122645577 gene encoding protein TIC 55, chloroplastic-like codes for MALLRTFLSDTTLSKTVPFPDNLTNTTQARSRRRRAGTYVSLSVANMFSASHTDLGQRRKLNQARRGLIKCSAVTEAGGFVSVDGKEEGVETEDDHKVLLGSTVEEQEIGEKAVVDYDWREEWYPLYLARDIPDDAPLGLNVFDKQIVIYRDGCGVLHCYEDRCPHRLAKLSEGQLVDGKLECLYHGWQFEGDGKCVKIPQLPAGASIPRSACVKTYEVRDSQGVVWVWMSDKNPANPDKLPWFENFARPGFQDVSTIHVLPYDHSILLENLMDPAHIPISHDRTDWTAKREEAQPLLFKVTERTDRGFAGQWGREMDQGMPNFLRFEAPCVLQNNREFVDKNGQKQYFSGLFLCRPAGQGKSMLIVRFGGTRRSPLIKLFPQWYFHQNSSKVFEQDMGFLSSQNEVLIREKVPTKELYLNLRFSDTWVTEYRKWMDKVGHGMPYHFGHSTISLPKEPAVLEQAPAGLVAGISASLPAKGGMGTMHAPNPANRYFRHVIHCKLCRNAVQAFQAWKNALSILAIASTALAILVSGRQWKTLCLVSTTLFLAGVYACSTAIAMNTTNFIRKHRRV; via the exons ATGGCTCTATTACGAACTTTTCTCTCTGATACTACCCTCTCGAAAACGGTTCCCTTCCCTGATAATCTCACTAATACAACACAagcaagaagtagaagaagaagagcagggACATATGTTTCTCTTTCAGTTGCAAACATGTTCTCAGCTTCACATACTGATCTGGGTCAGAGAAGAAAGCTGAATCAAGCAAGAAGGGGACTGATCAAATGTTCTGCAGTGACAGAGGCAGGTGGGTTTGTCTCTGTTGATGGAAAGGAGGAAGGTGTAGAAACAGAAGATGATCACAAGGTTCTTCTAGGGTCTACCGTGGAGGAACAAGAAATTGGAGAAAAGGCAGTTGTGGATTACGATTGGCGAGAGGAATGGTATCCTCTGTATCTCGCCAGGGACATTCCAGATGATGCTCCTTTGGGTCTCAATGTCTTTGACAAGCAGATCGTGATTTACAGAGATGGATGTGGTGTTCTTCATTGCTATGAAGATCGATGCCCTCACAG ATTAGCAAAACTATCTGAAGGTCAGTTGGTGGATGGAAAATTGGAATGCCTCTATCATGGTTGGCAATTTGAAGGCGATGGTAAATGTGTAAAGATACCTCAG CTTCCAGCTGGTGCGAGCATTCCTCGATCAGCTTGTGTGAAGACATACGAAGTGAGAGACTCTCAAGGAGTTGTATGGGTATGGATGTCGGACAAGAACCCGGCAAACCCTGATAAATTGCCATGGTTTGAAAACTTTGCTCGGCCAGGTTTCCAAGATGTCTCCACCATCCATGTGCTACCTTACGATCACTCAATACTCCTTGAGAATCTAATGGATCCAGCCCATATCCCAATCTCACATGATAGGACAGATTGGACtgcaaagagagaagaagcacAACCACTACTGTTCAAGGTAACAGAGCGGACTGATCGGGGCTTTGCAGGCCAGTGGGGCAGAGAAATGGACCAAGGAATGCCAAACTTTCTACGCTTTGAAGCACCATGTGTTCTTCAGAACAACCGAGAGTTTGTTGACAAAAATGGGCAGAAACAATACTTCTCAGGTCTCTTTCTATGTCGACCAGCAGGACAAGGGAAGTCCATGCTCATTGTGAGATTTGGAGGAACTAGAAGATCCCCCCTTATAAAGTTATTTCCTCAGTGGTACTTCCATCAAAATTCCAGTAAGGTTTTTGAGCAAGACATGGGGTTCCTCTCATCCCAAAATGAGGTTCTTATAAGGGAGAAGGTTCCCACTAAGGAGTTGTACCTTAACTTACGGTTTTCTGACACGTGGGTTACTGAGTACCGGAAGTGGATGGATAAGGTTGGGCATGGGATGCCATATCACTTTGGGCATAGCACAATCTCACTACCTAAAGAACCAGCTGTGCTGGAACAGGCACCAGCAGGGCTGGTTGCTGGGATCTCTGCTTCTTTGCCAGCCAAGGGAGGAATGGGAACAATGCATGCACCTAATCCAGCCAACCGATATTTCCGTCATGTCATCCATTGTAAGCTATGTCGAAATGCTGTGCAAGCTTTCCAAGCTTGGAAGAATGCCCTTTCTATCTTGGCAATTGCTTCAACTGCATTGGCCATTCTAGTGTCTGGGAGACAGTGGAAGACCTTGTGCTTGGTTTCTACAACATTATTCCTTGCCGGGGTATATGCATGTTCTACTGCAATTGCAATGAACACGACAAACTTCATTAGGAAGCATCGGCGAGTGTAA